One window of the Thunnus albacares chromosome 3, fThuAlb1.1, whole genome shotgun sequence genome contains the following:
- the chrna6 gene encoding neuronal acetylcholine receptor subunit alpha-6, giving the protein METNLWLRHIWNDYKLRWMPAEFDGIEFIRVPSNKIWRPDIVLYNNAVGDFLVEDKTKALLKFDGTITWVPPAIFKSSCPMDITYFPFDYQNCSMKFGSWTYDKAKIDLVLIGSKVNLKDFWESGEWEIIDAPGYKHDIKYNCCEEIYPDITYSFYIRRLPLFYTINLIIPCLLISFLTVLVFYLPSDCGEKVTLCISVLLSLTVFLLVITETIPSTSLVIPLIGEYLLFTMIFVTLSIVITVFVLNVHYRTPMTHTMPGWVRSVFLKVLPRIMLMRRPIDEDSKAGGLDSSGEAGGAGGGGGGGGGKGGKKRKNSLMQQVGGGSLNCLEFGDSKLSPMEGCTGKKCPCPCQHSNETPETTDTGKVTRQLSPQSINTVVAFSVVSPEIKQAIESVKYIAENMRSRNKAKEVEDDWKYVAMVIDRIFLWVFVTVCVLGTLGLFLQPLCGFVS; this is encoded by the exons ATGGAAACAAATTTATGGCTCAGACAt ATTTGGAATGACTACAAGCTGCGATGGATGCCGGCTGAGTTTGATGGAATTGAGTTCATTCGAGTTCCATCAAACAAGATCTGGAGACCTGACATTGTGCTCTACAACAA TGCTGTAGGTGATTTCCTGGTGGAGGATAAGACCAAGGCTCTGCTTAAGTTTGATGGTACCATCACCTGGGTTCCTCCAGCCATTTTCAAATCCTCCTGCCCCATGGACATCACCTACTTCCCCTTCGACTATCAGAACTGCTCCATGAAGTTCGGCTCTTGGACTTATGACAAAGCCAAGATTGACCTGGTACTTATTGGGTCTAAG GTGAACCTGAAAGACTTCTGGGAGAGTGGCGAGTGGGAAATCATTGACGCTCCGGGCTACAAGCATGATATCAAGTACAACTGCTGTGAGGAGATATACCCAGATATCACCTACTCCTTCTATATCCGGCGCCTGCCGCTCTTCTACACCATCAACCTCATCATCCCCTGCCTCCTCATCTCTTTCCTCACAGTGCTGGTTTTCTATCTCCCGTCTGACTGTGGAGAGAAGGTCACGCTCTGTATCTCCGTCCTGCTCTCCCTCACTGTGTTCCTGCTCGTTATCACCGAGACCATCCCCTCGACATCGCTGGTCATCCCGCTGATTGGAGAGTACCTGCTCTTCACCATGATCTTTGTCACACTCAGCATTGTCATCACCGTGTTCGTGCTGAATGTACACTACCGCACGCCAATGACCCACACAATGCCGGGTTGGGTGCGCTCTGTGTTTCTCAAAGTGCTGCCAAGAATTATGTTGATGCGGAGACCGATTGATGAAGACAGCAAGGCTGGGGGGTTGGACAGCAGTGGGGaggcaggaggagctggagggggaggaggaggcggaggagggaaaggagggaagaagaggaagaatagTTTAATGCAG CAGGTCGGAGGAGGTTCCCTCAACTGTCTGGAGTTTGGGGACAGTAAACTATCACCCATGGAGGGCTGCACCGGGAAGAAATGCCCTTGCCCCTGCCAGCATAGTAATGAAACCCCAGAAACAACAGATACGGGGAAGGTGACACGTCAGCTAAGTCCACAGAGCATCAATACAGTGGTGGCCTTTTCTGTGGTGTCACCAGAGATCAAACAGGCCATTGAAAGCGTCAAGTACATAGCTGAAAACATGAGGAGCCGCAACAAGGCCAAAGAG GTGGAGGATGACTGGAAATACGTTGCCATGGTGATTGATAGAATCTTCCTTTGGGTATTTGTGACCGTGTGCGTCCTGGGAACCTTGGGCCTCTTCCTCCAGCCGCTTTGTGGCTTCGTCTCATAA